Genomic DNA from Hymenobacter jejuensis:
TTTACGGATGGCAGGGTATGTTGCAGCTTATCTATCTGCTACAGTGGTCGTCACGATCATAGGTTGGCCGTATCTTTGGGAGGCACCCGTTGCCCATTTTTTGCTGGCTTATCAGCATCTGAGTCATTACCCGTGGCTGGGTGAAGTGTGGTACCTCGGGGCGCCGGTGTATGCGCTCAACCTGCCTTGGCACTACGCACCCGTCTGGATTGTAGTGACCACGCCGGTGCCGTACGTGCTGGCTTTCTGCCTCGGGATGCTTGTTTGGCTGTATACCATTGTGCGTAGCCGGCTGGCAGTGCTAGCCACTCTGGAGGGCCGCCTCGACCTGCTGTTCGCAGCTTGGTTCGGACTTCCACTGCTCATGGTAATTCTCTTGAAATCAGTATTATATGATGGCTGGCGGCATCTGTATTTTGTCTACCCAGCGTTGCTGCTGATTGCGGTGCGCGGTGGGCAAGCCTTGTGGCAGATCGCACGCTTACGCGCCCGCAGCCGGCAGGTGGTGTTGTTTCTGGGCCTGATTGCCAGCTTTGAAGTTGCCCACACGGCAGTGCGCATGATCCGGATGCACCCTAATCAGCAGGTTTATTTTAGCTTCCTGTCGGCCGGGCAGGCTGGCCGACTTTTTGAGCGCGATTACTGGGGTCTTTCGTATCGGCAAGGAGTAGAGTATTTGCTGAAACGCCACCCCACCGGCCGGATTCCCGTGGATAGCCCGCATCCGCTGCTACTCACCAATAACACGTTGCTGCTGAACCCAATAGATCGCGAGCGCTTTCAATTTACCGACTCGGCGCCCAACCGGTATTTCTTAGCCGACTACCGGATGCACCCCGGACCGTACCCCGACAGCGTGGGGCGGGAAGTGTATTCGGTGGCACCGGAAGGCCTCAAGATCTTGTCGGTTTTTCAGCGGCAGCCCAGGCGGCCATGACCGAAAGAAATCCATTCGGGCTCATCCTTTGTTGCAAAGCGTCGTACGTTTCTCCTTTTATTTCTCTTTAGCCGACCCCAATGCCCTTGCTCGAAGTTACAGATGCCCTGCGGGCGCGTCAGTTCCGCGACGTAGCCGCTCGCCTCTACCAAGGTTACTCGTATTACATCGCGCCGCTCGACGATGAAATTGAAGCGGTATTTGATCCGAAGCGCAATCCTAACTTCGACAACGGCGAAGCCATCCGCTGGATTCTGACCGATGAGAACGGCGTAGTACAAGGTCGGGTCGCGGCGTTCATCAACCATGCCACGCCCCAAGCCGATAGTACGCTGCCAACGGGCGGCATGGGCTTTTTTGAATGCATTGATAATCAGGAAGTTGCTAATCAACTATTTGATGCTTGCAAACAATGGCTAGCGGCGCGGGGCATGGCCGCCATGGACGGGCCGATCAACTTTGGGGAGCGCGACCGTTTTTGGGGGTTGCTGGTTTCGGGCTTTACCGAGCCTAACTACGGCATGTTCTACCACCCCGCTTATTACCAGCAACTCTTTGAAAACCATGGCTTTAAGGTATATTTCAAGCAGTACACTTACCATCGCCGCGTGGCCGAGCCGCTGCACCCCAGCTTTCATCGTACGGCCGAACGCTTTGCCCGAGAGTTGCCGGCTTACCGTTTCGCGCACGCCACCCTCCGCGACCCCGAACAGCTAGCCCGCGATTTTTTCCACGTTTATAACTTGGCTTGGGCCAACCACTCCGGCGTGAACCCCATGACGCTGGACAAAGCTCGCAAGCTGGTAGAGCAGATGCGCCCGGTTATGGACCCGCGCCTACTCTGGTTTGCCTATCATAACGATGAGCCGGTGGCGTTTTTTGTGAGCCTGCCCGAGCTAAACCAGATTTTCAAGCACGTTGGACGCCGGCTGAACTTGTGGGGCAAGCTGCGGTTTCTGTGGGAAAAGCGCCGGTTTGAGCGTCGTCAGCCGCGCAAAATGTTTGGCGTGATCTTCGGCGTTGTGCCTGAGCATCAGGGCAAAGGCGTAGAATCGGCCATGTTGGTGCATGCCCAGCAGGCGTTTATGGATATCGGCTACACCGACATCGAAATGAACTGGATCGGCGATTTCAACCCGCGCATGATGGCCGTGACACGCTCGATCGGCGCGCGTATTTACAAAACGCACATCACGTATCGTAAGCTATTCGACGAAAACCGGCCGTTCGAGCGCTGCCCTATTATCCGGTAGGCAGCGTCTGGTGGCTCAGCAGTTCGTGGTGGAGCTTCAACACCTGCGGAATCAGCAAGTGCTGATCATCGTTATACAGCACGTAATCAGCACGTTGCATCTTCTCCTCCTCGCTCATCTGCTTGCCCACAATGTTGAGAACATCGTCGGGAGTGCGGTGCGGATCGCGGTGCAGTACGCGGGTTTGCCGCACCGCCAGCGGCGCAAATACCGTAATGATCTTGTCGAGCTGCCGATAGGCGCCCGACTCATAAAGCAGCGCGGCTTCTTTCAAGACGTACGCGTGGCCGGCTTGTTGTTGCACGGTGGCCCACTGCTCAAAATCGCGGCCAACATGCGGATGCACCAACGCATTCAGCACTGCTAATTGCGCCGGATCGGTGAAGGCCATGCGGGCCAGATACGTGCGGTTGAGCTGGCCGTGGGCGTCGAACGTTTCGGAACCAAAGGCCATCTGCAATTCAGTGCGCAGCGATAAATCATTCGCCATCAGCCACTTGGCCTGATAATCGGAATCGTATACGGGCACGCCCAATAACTTAAACAGTCGGCACACTACACTTTTGCCCGAGCCGATTCCTCCGGTTATTCCAACGCGCAGCATACTCAATGGCTTCTAAAAACCCGCACGCGGGGCGTAAGCACTCGCACACCCCGGGCCAAGGTAGGTGCCTCCGACAACACGGGTTGCAACACCGAATCGGGGCCGACGAGCTGGCCAAAATGCAGAATCACATGCAGTTGGCTGAGTTCGATGCGAGCCGTATCCTCGGGGAAACTCTGAATTTGCACCCGCACCAGCGCCGGCCGCAAGCGAAAAGCCTGATCTTTGGGAAAGTCACGCAACTCAGGCGTTACCTGCACCGAACGCGTGATCAGGGGGCGCGGCTGTAGGCGAATGCGCACATCCTGCACGTTGGTCTGAACCAGCTCGGGGCCGCCAATGGGCACCCGAATTTCGCCGCTACTGCTACCTGCTGGCGCCTGCGGCAAATGCACCGGATATGGATTGGCCAGCTTGCTTACCGTGGCCTCAGGCCCCCGAAAAATAATGGTGGCTGGCACAAAACGCGCTGCATAGGGCAAGGCGGAGCCATCCGAGGCCGGACTGAGTGTGAGCGGCAACCGGCGCGATACCAAGCGATCAAACTGCACCCACAGCGTATCGGTCACGACGTAGTTGAACTGCAGCCCTTCCATGGCCGTTTGCAGGGCCGGCCGCAACGACTGCCCCGTGATGTAACGGGTGGCGGGCAACCGCGCCAAGCGCACTTCGGCTGGGCGCACATCCAGCGACAGGTTTTTGCGCAAGAGCTTCCAGCCCCGGCCCGTGACATTGACCGCCACTTCTCCCGGCAGCGACTGCACCGGAATGTAGCGGGATTCATCGTAACGCCACGCCAACGGATAGGTGATGCGCGTGGTGTAGGTCTTGTTCAGGGCGTTGAGCAGCCAGAACGTAGAAGCCGCTAGAAAACAGGCCGTTACCGCTCGCCAATAGCTGCCCTCCTGCCCGTAGAACGGGCTGGAAAACCAGCGAACCAGACGAACAGCACGAGTAAGCGGCAAGGCAACGGTTTTAAAAGTTAGGCGTTAGGCGCTGGGGCAGACGATTTTGAGGCGACTTCGCGGGCAATGGCCGTACGGTCGAACTTGAGGCGAGTGCCCCGATCAACTTCCACTATCACTGTTTCTTCGTTGACTTCCACCACTTTGCCGTGTAAGCCGCCAATCGTTACAACGGTAGCCCCTTTGGTAAGTGCCTCGCGGAATTTTTTGGCTTCGGAAGCCCGTTTCTGCTGGGGCCGAATCATGAAGAAATACACCACTAGGCCAATGGCAATAGGAAACAACAGCGAAGTATATCCTTCGCCGGCCGGCGCTTGCAGCAGGAGTGAAAGAAGCATTCTACAGGAAAGTTAGAGTGAGGGTAAGCTTAAAAAGGCCCTAGTTACAACCATTTGACAATCAATCAGTTGCAACTAGAGCCTTTCGGTAAGCTTATTTGGTAGCAGCAGCGGCAGCACCCGTCTCGGGCAGGATGTTGGCGCGAATGGCAATCTGGGTGATGCTGGGCTGAGTATTGGCCCGGATAGCTACCTGCTTGTTTTGCAGGCCGCTCTTGCCGTGGCTATCAAACTGCACCTCGATGGTGCCTTTGTTGCCGGGCGCGATGGGTTCTTTGGTCCAGTTAGGCGTGGTGCAGCCGCACGAAGCCGTCGCATTTTCGATGAGCAGCGGCTGCTTGCCGGTGTTGGTGAAGTTGAACGTGTGCTTGACCACGTCGCCGGGCTTAATGTCGCCGAAGTTGTACTCCGTCTCGGCAAAGCTCATAACCGGGGCGTTGGGGTTGGGCGCTTCGGTTTCGCTGGCCACATTGGGGTTGTCCACGGTGGGGTTGGCGGCGTCGGCGGCGTTGGTGGCCGCGGCGTTCATGCCTTCGGCTCCTACTTCAGCGGTTTTGTTGTTGTTGCAAGCGCCAAACAGCAGGGCACTGGACAGGAAAAGAGCAGAGAAAAGAGTGCGTTTCATGTAGTTATGTCGAAAGCCGAACGGCGGCTACCTGAATATAAAGTTAAAATTAAAAAGCCAGTGCCCCGCCTTAAAAGTAGGCGGGGCACTGGCTTTCGTCCTTAGTTTTTCGCTAGGTTATCGATGATGGCTTGCGCAAACTCGCTGGTCGAAGCCGAGCCGCCCAAATCGCCGGTGCACTTCTCTTTGTTCTTCAGCGTGGCTTCCAGTGCTTTCTCAATGCGGTCGGCGTACTGGTGCTCCCCGATGTGGTGCAGCATCATCAGAGCCGAGCGGAGCAATGCGGTCGGATTGGCTTTACCCTGACCCGCAATGTCTGGCGCAGAGCCGTGTACGGCCTCAAAAATGGCCATGTTGTCGCCAATGTTGGCCCCGGCTACCACACCCAAGCCACCTACCAAACCGGCGCAAAGATCGGAGAGCAAGTCACCAAACAGGTTGGTGGTCACGATCACATCAAACTGCTCGGGCTTGCCCACGAGCTGCATGCACATGTTGTCGATGATTTTGTCTTCGAACACGATCTGGGGAAACTCGTTGGCAGCTTCTCGGCAGGCGTTAAGCATCACAGTACCAGCCATTTTGATGATGTTGGCTTTGTGGGCCAACGTCACTTTTTTGCGGCCGTGCTTGGCGGCGTAAGCAAAGGCTGCGCGGCAGATTTTGCGAGAGCCGGCTACCGTCACGCGCGCGATTGCATCGGCAATACCCAGGCGCTCATCCCATACTTCCAGCCCCGAGTACAAGCCTTCGGTGTTTTCGCGGAACAGCACCAGATCAATGCCCTCGTAGCGCGTTTTGATGCCTTCGGTAGTTTTGGAAGGCCGCACGTTTTGGTAGAGGTCGTATTTCTGACGCAGCGTGACGTTGATCGAGCGAAAACCCTTGCCCACTGGCGTCGTGATAGGGCCTTTCAGGGCCACCCGGTTCTTTTCCAGCGAGTCCAACAGTGCCTGCGGAATCAGTTCGCCCGATTGGTCGAAGGTGGTTTGGCCGGCGTTCTGTTCTTCCCACTGTACGGGCACTTGGGCCGCGGCGAAAATATCCGTGACAGCCTTCGTGATTTCGGGGCCGATGCCATCGCCAGGGATCAGGGTAATGAGATGCATGGTATGTAATGTACTGATTTTAAGCTACTTATCTAAGCCACTAAACGTCTGTCATCCTGAGCTTAAGCGCAGGAACTTTACACGAGTGCTAAACACTACCAATAAAGATCCTGCACTTAGGCTCAGGATGACAGACGAAGGATTATAGCGCCGTTTTGCGCGAGTTGATTTGGTTGATGAGCTGATCAACGTCGCCAAGCAGCTGTTCGGCTTTGCTTTTGGCGTCCTGAATCACCCGTTGGCCTTCCGACTTGGCCGACGAAGGGCCCGAATCGGTGCGGCTGGTGACGAGGTTTTCAGTTAAGTCAGCGAGGATTTCGCGGTAGCGCTCAAGCTTGTAGCTGAGCCAGCTCCGGGTTTCGCGACCTTTTTCGGGGGCGTAAAGAAGCGCGACGGCAGCTCCGGTGAGGGCGCCGCCCGCGAAGCACAGAATGCCGGTAGTGGTTTTGCTACCCATAAATCGGAAAACGTGGCGTGGTGGGAAAATAGGAAAGGAAAGAATCTAAACTGTAGACGAAGTGAAGCCCCGGCGGGTTGTCGGGGGCTTACTGGTTGTCCAGCAGCCCGCGGCCCGACTTGCGGATGGCACCGCTGGCAGTCAAGTCTTGGGCCAATTTATCCAGAATACCGTTCACAAATTGCTTGCTCTTCGGTGTGCTGTACAACTTGCTGATTTCGATGTACTCGTTGATGGTCACTTTGACGGGAATGCTGCGGAATAGGTGCATTTCGCACAACGCCATCTTCAAGATAATCTTGTCGATGAGGGCCACGCGCTCCACGTCCCAGTTCTGCACCGAGCCTTCGATAAGCTTTTCGTATTGCTCGTCGGCCTGCAAGGTTTCCTTATAGAGTGTTTCGGCAAACTCCTTGTCGTCCTGCCAATTAGCCGACAACGACATCAGTTCCATGTTCTCGTCGGCCTGCTCGTCAAGCATTTTCAACGTCTTGACAACCAAGTTTTTAACCACCGAGCGGTTTTCTTCCCAGTTCAGGTCGTCTTCTTCGATGCGGTCGGGCAGGCTTTCGCCTTTGAACACAAACTCCTTAAACAGGTGCTTCAGAATCTCTTGGTCCTCGGCGTAGTTGCCGGCCGGGGCCGCGAGGTAACTCTGAAACTCGGCATCGGCCTTAATCTCCGAACGCCAGGCTTTGCGCAGGGCCTCCATCTCCTCTTCACCGTTCCATTTCAACGAACGACGAATGGTGAGATCCTGCAACTGCTTGTTGCTGAGCAACTTCTGCAAGGCAGCATTCTGTTCGAAGCGCGTCGTGTCGAGGGGTGCTTCGGTCGCGGGCGTGAAACGACGAGCCAACCGATCTTTCTCCTCCTCAATCACCCGCAACAAGGCTTCGGGCAAGTTGAGCAGATGAATGTACTGATCGTGAATGCTTTCGGCGCCGTGCACCATCTGCCCCGCGAAGAAAGTGGCGTCTTTGGCCTTCTGCTTCTGGTAGTACTTAATGGCATCTTCCACGGCGTCGTTTACGTCGGAGTCGTCGGTTTTTTCCGACTCGGCGCCGGTTTTATGCCACTCTTTGAAGATTACCTCGGCCATTTTGCGCTGTCCCTGCAACGTGCGCCGATCCTGTGGTTCGGGCGAGGTGAGGTCAGGCGCAAAAGCCTCCGCAATGCGGTCATTGGCCAACATAAAATCAGAGCCTACTGCCTGATGATAGGCGTAAAGGGCCTGCATGACCTTGATGCGAAGCGTGCGACGGTTTAACATGGGTTGGATTAAGGGCTTAGAGACTCGGAGGCTCAGAAGCTTAGGCCTTGATCAGCCAGTGAAGAAATGGCTAGTTCAGATTTCTAAGGTTCCGAGGCCCTAAGCCCCTAAAGTTTAATAGGTTGATTTGACTTTACCGATGGCCGCAATGCGCTCCTCGGCCTGCCGGATGGCAGCTTTTTGCGGGTGACTTCCCTCCTGCTCGGCTTTGTTGAGCACTTGCAGAGTGAAATCGTAAATTTTTTCAGTTTGGTTCAGTGCGGCCTGCCGGCTGGTGCCCACGACTTCCGAATACACGTTGATCAGACCGCCTGCATTGATCAGGAAATCAGGAGCGTATACGATGCCGCGGTCGACCAAGGCTGGGCCGTGAATGTCTTCGTTTTTGAGCTGGTTGTTGGCCGAGCCAGCAATCACGCGGCATTTCAAACGGCTGAGGGTATCGTCGTTGATGGTAGCTCCCAGCGCGCACGGCGAGTAGATGTCCATGTCCTGATCGTAGATCTCGTCGATGTCCACGGCGATGGCCTTGTATTTGGCCGCCATTTCCAGTTTCCGATCTTCGTAATAGTCGGTCAGGATAATTTTAGCGCCTTCCTTCGCGAGGTGCTCCAGCAGATAACCGCCCACATGGCCTACGCCCTGCACGGCAATGCGCTTGCCGGCGAGGCTATCCGAGCCAAACGCTTTTTTGGCGGCGGCTTTCATGCCCATGTAAGTGCCGTAAGCCGTTACGGGCGACGGGTCACCCGAGCCGCCCATGGATTCGGGCAGACCCGCTACGTGCTTGGTTTCCATGTGGATATACTCCATATCCTTGGTCGTCATCCCTACGTCTTCGGCCGTGATGTACTTGCCGTTGAGGTTTTGTACGAAGCGCCCAAACTTGCGGAGCAGGGCTTCGTTTTTCTGCGTTTTGGCGTCACCGATGATGACGGCTTTGCCACCGCCCAGGTTCAAACCCGAAATAGCGGCCTTATACGACATGCCACGCGAGAGGCGCAACACATCGTTCAGGGCTTCGGCGTCGGAGGCGTACTGCCACATGCGCGTACCGCCCAAAGCGGGCCCAAGTACCGTGTTGTGGATGCCAATAATGGCCCGCAAACCGGTTTCGTGATCGTGGCAAAAAACCACTTGTTCGTGCTGATGCTCGGCAATCTGACCGAAGACCGACGTATCGGTCAACTCTTGGATTTCAATCATTCGGGTGGGAGAAAAGGGTGGGTGGGGGGGGGTTGTTGTATCTTTGTGGAAGGGAGTGCGTAGCTCCTCCAATCCGGGTGCAAAAGTACCTGTTTTTTCCTTACGCCTACGGCATCCCGTAGCTTTTGCCTACTGCTGAGCCACCCGAATCGCCCGGCGTTTGCCCATCCCACAACTGCCCAATCCGTCTTTCTGTGCGCGCTTTAGCTTCTACCAATAAATACATCTACCGCTACAAATGGCACTTCCTTGGCGGGGTGTTGTTCGTGGCCCTGAGCACGCTGCTGGCCATCTTTCCGGCCCAGATCGTACGCTATGCCTTCGACCTGGTAAGCGAAGGCATTGACCTGTACCACCTCTACGCCGGCACCCAGGCACAAAGCTTTGTGTATGAGCTATTTGGCCGCAACATCTTGCTGTATGGCCTGCTGATTGTGACGATGGCTTTGCTGCGGGGTATTTTCCTGTTCTTCATGCGTCAGACGCTCATCGTGATGTCGAGGCACATTGAGAACGATCAGAAAAACGAGATTTTCCAGCATTATCAATCCCTGCCGCTGAGCTTCTATCGCCGCCACAGCACCGGCGATCTGATGTCGCGCATCTCCGAAGACGTAGGGCGCGTGCGCATGTATTTCGGGCCGGCCATCATGTACTTCCTGCAGCTGGTGGTGCTGTTCGTGCTGATCGTGCCGTTGATGCTGATGGTCAACGTAAAACTGAGCATCTATACGTTGCTGCCGCTCCCGATTCTGTCGGTGAGCATCTACTACGTCAACAACCTGATCGAGCGCAAATCCGACGAAATCCAGCGCTCGCTCTCCGACATGACGACGTTTGTGCAGGAAGCGTTTTCGGGCATTCGGGTGCTCAAGTCGTTTGTGCGCGAACAGGATTCGCACCAGCAGTTCACCGTGGCATCGGACAACTACCGGGAGAAGTCGCTGAGCCTGAACTTCGTCAATTCGCTGTTTTTCCCCTTGATCCTGTTCTTGGTGGGCTTGAGCACCATCATCACGGTTTGGATTGGTGGTCAAGAAGTTATCCGCGGCACCATCACCACGGGCAGCATTGCCGAGTTCCTGATTTACGTCAACCTGCTTACGTGGCCCGTTACGGCCTTGGGCTGGACCAGCAGCTTGGTGCAACGAGCCGAAGCGTCGCAGGCTCGCATCAACGAATTCCTCAACCAAAAAACGAATATCATTTCGCAGAAGAACGTCGAGCGCGAAATCCAGGGCGACATCGTCTTCGATCGCGTTTCGTTTACCTACCCCGACACCGGCATTCAGGCCCTGAAGGACGTGTCGTTCCGCATTCGGCCGGGCAACACGCTGGCTATCATTGGCAACACGGGTTCGGGCAAGAGCACCGTCGCGGCTCTGTTGTGCCGCCTCTACGACGTCACGGCGGGCGATATTCGGGTCGATGGCGTGGACGTGCGCGACTATGCGCTGGAGTCGCTGCGCGAGCAGATCGGCTACGTGCCGCAAGATGTTTTTCTGTTCTCCGACAGCATCCGCAACAACATCAACTTTGGGTTGGATAACCCGACCGAAGAACGCATGCTCCAGGCTGCCAAAGACGCCAATGTGTACGAGAACATCATTCGCTTCCCGGAAGGCTTCGATACCAAGCTCGGCGAGCGTGGCATTACGCTGTCGGGCGGGCAGAAGCAGCGCGTGAGCATCGCGCGGGCGCTGGTCAAAGAGCCCAAGATCCTGATTCTGGACGACTCCCTTTCGGCCGTGGACACCAACACCGAAAACGCCATCCTCAACAGCCTGCAGCGCATCATGACCAACCGCACCAGCCTGATTATCTCGCACCGGGTTAGCTCCGTAAAGCTTGCCGACCACATTCTGGTGCTCGACGATGGCACCATCGTGCAGCACGGCACCCACGAGGAGCTGATGGAACAGGAAGACGGCCTCTACCGCGCACTCTACGAGCGGCAGCTCCAGAGCGAGGAAGCATAGCCGCAAGGCTCTCTACAAATATTTAATAATCAATTAGTTATCTAAATGCAAAGCCCGTTTTCCCAACGTTGGGAAAACGGGCTTTGCATTTGAGTAAAACTTGTGGCTTACTGTCCTAGCAGAATGCGGCGCATACCCCGGCGCTCACCGGAAGAACAATGCACAATGTAAGAACCTGATGGCAAAGCACTTACGTCAAGCACGGCAACCTGATCGCCCACAATGAGATCGCGGGTAAGCACTGGGTGCCCTTCAGCATCGTTGACTTCCACGCGGGTTGGGCCGGTAGCGTCGGTGTGCACCGTGAGGCGCTTCGTGACGGGGTTGGTTTCCAGCCGCACCTTCAAGGCATCCGAAGAAGGCGTGGCCTGCTCCATTTTGTCCGTGATCAGTGCGGGCGGGGCAGCCTTGGGGGAGGTAGTATTAGCAGCTACGGGCTGCGTCTGGGCCTGCGCTGGCCGCACCCAGCAGGTCGCGGCAAAAAGGCAAAGTAGAAGAGTAACTGTTTTCATACGCGGCCCTAACGAAAAAGTGAATATTCCGGTATCTGGTAAAAGTAAAAATTTGACACCACTCTTTTGCAAAGAGTTTGGATTTTCTGCTTTAGCAAACTCATTGCCAAGCTTTAGCCAGCGCAAATTGCTACGCCAGCAGC
This window encodes:
- the yajC gene encoding preprotein translocase subunit YajC, translating into MLLSLLLQAPAGEGYTSLLFPIAIGLVVYFFMIRPQQKRASEAKKFREALTKGATVVTIGGLHGKVVEVNEETVIVEVDRGTRLKFDRTAIAREVASKSSAPAPNA
- a CDS encoding T9SS type A sorting domain-containing protein, translating into MKTVTLLLCLFAATCWVRPAQAQTQPVAANTTSPKAAPPALITDKMEQATPSSDALKVRLETNPVTKRLTVHTDATGPTRVEVNDAEGHPVLTRDLIVGDQVAVLDVSALPSGSYIVHCSSGERRGMRRILLGQ
- the coaE gene encoding dephospho-CoA kinase (Dephospho-CoA kinase (CoaE) performs the final step in coenzyme A biosynthesis.) yields the protein MLRVGITGGIGSGKSVVCRLFKLLGVPVYDSDYQAKWLMANDLSLRTELQMAFGSETFDAHGQLNRTYLARMAFTDPAQLAVLNALVHPHVGRDFEQWATVQQQAGHAYVLKEAALLYESGAYRQLDKIITVFAPLAVRQTRVLHRDPHRTPDDVLNIVGKQMSEEEKMQRADYVLYNDDQHLLIPQVLKLHHELLSHQTLPTG
- a CDS encoding Glu/Leu/Phe/Val dehydrogenase dimerization domain-containing protein, yielding MIEIQELTDTSVFGQIAEHQHEQVVFCHDHETGLRAIIGIHNTVLGPALGGTRMWQYASDAEALNDVLRLSRGMSYKAAISGLNLGGGKAVIIGDAKTQKNEALLRKFGRFVQNLNGKYITAEDVGMTTKDMEYIHMETKHVAGLPESMGGSGDPSPVTAYGTYMGMKAAAKKAFGSDSLAGKRIAVQGVGHVGGYLLEHLAKEGAKIILTDYYEDRKLEMAAKYKAIAVDIDEIYDQDMDIYSPCALGATINDDTLSRLKCRVIAGSANNQLKNEDIHGPALVDRGIVYAPDFLINAGGLINVYSEVVGTSRQAALNQTEKIYDFTLQVLNKAEQEGSHPQKAAIRQAEERIAAIGKVKSTY
- a CDS encoding YtxH domain-containing protein encodes the protein MGSKTTTGILCFAGGALTGAAVALLYAPEKGRETRSWLSYKLERYREILADLTENLVTSRTDSGPSSAKSEGQRVIQDAKSKAEQLLGDVDQLINQINSRKTAL
- a CDS encoding ABC transporter ATP-binding protein yields the protein MRALASTNKYIYRYKWHFLGGVLFVALSTLLAIFPAQIVRYAFDLVSEGIDLYHLYAGTQAQSFVYELFGRNILLYGLLIVTMALLRGIFLFFMRQTLIVMSRHIENDQKNEIFQHYQSLPLSFYRRHSTGDLMSRISEDVGRVRMYFGPAIMYFLQLVVLFVLIVPLMLMVNVKLSIYTLLPLPILSVSIYYVNNLIERKSDEIQRSLSDMTTFVQEAFSGIRVLKSFVREQDSHQQFTVASDNYREKSLSLNFVNSLFFPLILFLVGLSTIITVWIGGQEVIRGTITTGSIAEFLIYVNLLTWPVTALGWTSSLVQRAEASQARINEFLNQKTNIISQKNVEREIQGDIVFDRVSFTYPDTGIQALKDVSFRIRPGNTLAIIGNTGSGKSTVAALLCRLYDVTAGDIRVDGVDVRDYALESLREQIGYVPQDVFLFSDSIRNNINFGLDNPTEERMLQAAKDANVYENIIRFPEGFDTKLGERGITLSGGQKQRVSIARALVKEPKILILDDSLSAVDTNTENAILNSLQRIMTNRTSLIISHRVSSVKLADHILVLDDGTIVQHGTHEELMEQEDGLYRALYERQLQSEEA
- the nusB gene encoding transcription antitermination factor NusB, which encodes MLNRRTLRIKVMQALYAYHQAVGSDFMLANDRIAEAFAPDLTSPEPQDRRTLQGQRKMAEVIFKEWHKTGAESEKTDDSDVNDAVEDAIKYYQKQKAKDATFFAGQMVHGAESIHDQYIHLLNLPEALLRVIEEEKDRLARRFTPATEAPLDTTRFEQNAALQKLLSNKQLQDLTIRRSLKWNGEEEMEALRKAWRSEIKADAEFQSYLAAPAGNYAEDQEILKHLFKEFVFKGESLPDRIEEDDLNWEENRSVVKNLVVKTLKMLDEQADENMELMSLSANWQDDKEFAETLYKETLQADEQYEKLIEGSVQNWDVERVALIDKIILKMALCEMHLFRSIPVKVTINEYIEISKLYSTPKSKQFVNGILDKLAQDLTASGAIRKSGRGLLDNQ
- a CDS encoding DUF1573 domain-containing protein, whose amino-acid sequence is MKRTLFSALFLSSALLFGACNNNKTAEVGAEGMNAAATNAADAANPTVDNPNVASETEAPNPNAPVMSFAETEYNFGDIKPGDVVKHTFNFTNTGKQPLLIENATASCGCTTPNWTKEPIAPGNKGTIEVQFDSHGKSGLQNKQVAIRANTQPSITQIAIRANILPETGAAAAATK
- a CDS encoding YbbR-like domain-containing protein, with product MPLTRAVRLVRWFSSPFYGQEGSYWRAVTACFLAASTFWLLNALNKTYTTRITYPLAWRYDESRYIPVQSLPGEVAVNVTGRGWKLLRKNLSLDVRPAEVRLARLPATRYITGQSLRPALQTAMEGLQFNYVVTDTLWVQFDRLVSRRLPLTLSPASDGSALPYAARFVPATIIFRGPEATVSKLANPYPVHLPQAPAGSSSGEIRVPIGGPELVQTNVQDVRIRLQPRPLITRSVQVTPELRDFPKDQAFRLRPALVRVQIQSFPEDTARIELSQLHVILHFGQLVGPDSVLQPVLSEAPTLARGVRVLTPRVRVFRSH
- a CDS encoding isocitrate/isopropylmalate dehydrogenase family protein, which produces MHLITLIPGDGIGPEITKAVTDIFAAAQVPVQWEEQNAGQTTFDQSGELIPQALLDSLEKNRVALKGPITTPVGKGFRSINVTLRQKYDLYQNVRPSKTTEGIKTRYEGIDLVLFRENTEGLYSGLEVWDERLGIADAIARVTVAGSRKICRAAFAYAAKHGRKKVTLAHKANIIKMAGTVMLNACREAANEFPQIVFEDKIIDNMCMQLVGKPEQFDVIVTTNLFGDLLSDLCAGLVGGLGVVAGANIGDNMAIFEAVHGSAPDIAGQGKANPTALLRSALMMLHHIGEHQYADRIEKALEATLKNKEKCTGDLGGSASTSEFAQAIIDNLAKN